In one Nicotiana sylvestris chromosome 8, ASM39365v2, whole genome shotgun sequence genomic region, the following are encoded:
- the LOC138875094 gene encoding uncharacterized protein: MDVTEKLIKVTDDIDASYDSLCAKIWDVICNGPFVPTKNLGDLVVAIPKTRKKFNDTDRKSIEKNFRAKKILVCGIGPDEYNRISACQSAKKIWQALQIAHKRTTHVKQSKIDMLTTEYELFRLKDDEFVQDMHTRFTSIINKLHSLSKTIPKNKLVRKILSMLPSSWESKVNAITEAKDLQELTIDELVGNLKTYEMKKKKKKKKKKKKEEEEEEEEEEEDSERIGPKREKNPVLKIESNDSSGEDGDMAYMTRRFQKMVHRNGGIPKGEVLASQRTMTSVINVDQCKNNSNKAAKRNLVPDRRFNRKNATDNVVRQALAAWEIHQVNLEKMMNQSDDEDDDDDEVNFLDVQRNMKSYSPKKLMSLENVLIDAYHSLINDKDALIVELGEAE, translated from the exons ATGGATGTCACTGAGAAACTGATTAAAGTCACTGATGATATTGATGCTTCTTATGATAGTTTATGCGCTAAA ATATGGGATGTCATATGTAATGGACCCTTTGTTCCTACCAAAAACCTTGGCGACCTAGTTGTAGCCATTCCCAAGACAAGGAAAAAATTCAATGATACTGATAGAAAATCCATAGAGAAGAACTTTCGTGCAAAGAAAATTCTGGTGTGTGGCATTGGTCCTGATGAATACAATAGGATATCGGCATGTCAGTCAGCCAAAAAAATCTGGCAAGCCCTTCAAATAGCTCACAAAAGAACAACACATGTCAAGCAATCCAAAATTGACATGCTCACAACTGAATACGAGCTATTCAGGTTGAAAGACGATGAATTTGTTCAAGATATGCATACCCGGTTCACCTCCATCATTAATAAGCTTCACTCCCTCAGTAAAACTATTCCAAAAAACAAGTTGGTTAGAAAAATCCTCAGTATGCTACCCAGTTCTTGGGAAAGTAAAGTGAACGCCATTACAGAGGCGAAGGACTTGCAGGAGCTAACTATTGATGAGCTTGTTGGCAATCTGAAAACatatgaaatgaagaagaagaagaagaagaagaagaagaagaagaaggaggaggaggaggaggaggaggaggaggaggaggacaGTGAAAGAATAGGGCCCAAGAGGGAGAAGAACCCGGTCCTCAAGATAGAAAGCAATGATTCAAGTGGTGAGGATGGTGATATGGCATACATGACAAGAAGATTCCAGAAGATGGTTCACAGGAATGGAGGCATTCCAAAAGGGGAAGTTCTAGCAAGCCAAAGAACTATGACATCTGTCATAAATGTG GATCAGTGCAAGAACAACTCTAACAAAGCAGccaaaaggaacctggttcctgatAGACGCTTCAATAGAAAAAACGCCACTGACAATGTCGTGAGacaagctcttgctgcatgggAGATTCATCAAGTGAATCTGGAGAAGATGATGAACCAG TCAGATGATGAAGATGACgatgatgatgaggtaaattttctggatgttcagagaaatatgAAATCTTATtctcctaagaaactcatgtctttGGAAAATGTGTTAATCGATGCTTATCATAGTCTTATAAATGACAAAGATGCCTTAATAGTTGAACTAGGAGAAGCAGAATAA